In Tachysurus fulvidraco isolate hzauxx_2018 chromosome 9, HZAU_PFXX_2.0, whole genome shotgun sequence, the sequence gtttgtatatataatgtgttgatacgttttttttatttttgtatggtTAAAAATGATTTCCAGCAGGAATAcgtgtgtgtagttttttttgttaaaactcGTGAATGGACTCGCCCGACAGGAAGTGTCCGTGTTAGATGTAAACATGTGAGAAAtcgaaaataaaatgtaaacaatagaTTAAGGGATATAaagtttaattgtttgtttaacTTATTAATGTTTCAGACATGTAAAAGTTGTGACTAGATTCTTTAGAGCTGTGTAACCGCGTGTGTAGAGGTTAAAGTAGCCCTATGTGTTTATACCCTACAGAAGTGACCACACAAACTTGTGCCATGTTCCTCAGATGATCTCCGACTGTCAGCATGTGGTCATGGCTGTGGTGTGGACTCAGTAGTGACCACACAAACCTGTGCCATGTTCATCTCTCAGACTGGTAGCATGTGGTCATGGCTGTGGTGTGGACTCAGTAGATCAGGTGGCTCAGGTGTGTGTAGCGGCACAGCTCTGATCCTGACCCTCACTTTGTTAGTGTGGCTTTGTGGACTTCATGCCAGTCTGAGTTTAGGGCCAGGAGGTGAAGTCCCAGGTGTCTACAGTAAGTTGTACCTCACATGAACGTTACACATGATCATCTGCACCGTCATGATTCGTGGAACTCATATTTCTTTTGCAGATTTTATCTTCTATGCTGTGAGTCATGAGGAGTTTGTGTCTTTGCTCCATGATGTCGTACTCTTGCTGTATCTCGGCCCGAGGCAGGAGAGGAAATGGGGCACTGTGGTCTTCCTTGTCCTGTCTCTTGCCTCTACAGTGCTCCTGCCCCCTATTTACGCTCTCTTCCTCTTTGTGACGGGGGACGAAGCCAGTCGAATATGTGGCTACTCGGGCACCCAGCTGGCTCTGCTGGCAGCTCAGTGTCGACAGAGCAAACGTAGACGAGTCCTACGCTGCCTGCCTCCCTGGTCCCTGCCTTGGCTCGTCCTGCTGGTCGATTTGTTCCTTCTTCCGAGCGCGCCAGGACTTCTGCACTTCTATGCCATCTGCCTGGGGCTTAACTGTatctttttatctttactactgaataaaattaatattcaaTAAATCTTATATgttatacatacattttaaaggcTGTCCTTAACTTATTCAAAGACAGCACTGAGTTAATCGAGGTCCTGCAGCGGCTCGAGGGTCTGGGAGTGTGCTCCTGCCTTCCACCGTGGCTTTACGTTTCCAATAAATATCAACTACCAACCTACATCAGCCCCATACAGAGGTTATTACCCgatttcacataaaaaaaaacctgccctGATGATCCACAATGGCTTCATCTGCACTATGTTTACTCACATTTATTTCCTGAATAAAAGATGCAGATAGTTTTGGGTTTAGATTACAAATCTGATGCAATACAAAGTTTTCTTCTGTCTTTTCAGATCTTTCCCACATGCCGAGTTTCACACAGGAGGCCTCGCTTCTACCAGCAGGTCCCAGTTAGAgagtcacgcacacacacaaccctggaAACACACCACCCCCGAGTGGCCACGACAACCTGTTAATGCGTCAGACGAGCAGCTTCTGGACGAGGAGTTGTTAAGAGCAGGGATCCTGGCGTCGCTGCAGGACGCTCCCGAAGGCACAGCCGATAAAGTGGAAGTCCAGAAATCCTCTGTGTCTTCTCTCAGGTGTGTGACctgtttttaatattgtttttaatctgCAGCAAAATGGAACAAATCTTTCAAACTCTTTGTCAGCTCTCACACTGACGCCGTTGTTTACACGTCGTTTTTGTACAAAGAattgttaaattttaaattagatGAGAGATTAAAGAGGATTTGTCCTTTAATGCGCTCTAGCTATATCGGTGTTACTACAACTGTTACTACAACTGtaccccttcttcttcttcctctgtttcTGATCAGGCTGCAGCAGCTGGAGAAGATGGGGTTCCCGATGGAGAAAGCAGTGTTGGCTCTGGCTGCGACTCCTCACCTGGACGGAGCGATTTCTCTGCTGATCGATGACCAGGTTGGTGAAAACGCTGTGGTCATCTCTAAAGGGAAGAAAGCATCAAGCACCTGACTCAAAATCTAATGGATTCATCTGAGTGACATCAGACCGAATCAGACCTttaatttctgtctgtttcGTTTGGAGCAGAGAAAACTGAAGTgttatataattgtgtgtgtgtgtgtgtctgtctgtctgtctgtctgtctgtgtgttgtaggaaaatcatttaaagtcattgttttatttattcatctgtcCCATTGTTTAAGGTGGCAATGGGTTTCAAGGTCTGAGTCAAGAAGGAATGCCGAGCATTAGAGGTGAACTCGTTTCTATGGTAATGACGGGGTCTGAGAAAACTCttatgttaatgggattaagggtgggtgaaagtccaggatctggtgtggggctGTAACATGTAACATCCTTTCTTGTTTTGATTGTCACCCGAGCGTTTTGTCTCCATCTGAtgggaccccccccccccccatgtgtatatttacaatgtattacaactttaagtcagacgTGATGACCGCAGCACCCGTGTCACGacgctctgacttgcagactcgtttcatggtgtatctacaataaagactactgcacaaggatatccaagtctcctggtcttctctggaaaaagtttacaacagtgtttgtttgtttgtttatttatattggatcccattagctgaaagtctGCACAATTAGCTGATCTTCCTGGGGtccattctaaaaaaaatttttttacattacaacaATAACAGCATTTCAATCATCACAGTTgctaaatatacacattatttatatatatatatacacacacatgtaatgtgtctatgtgtatatttatgaacTGTGATGATTGAAATGTTATtgttgtaatgtaaaaaaataaattgtgtgtgtctgtgtgtgtgtctgtgtgtgtgtctgttgttttAGTGGCTGATGGTGATGTAATAATGAAATCGTAAAaccgtccacacacacacacacacacacacacacacagtgaccatAGACACAAAagatcccacacacacaccatagacaCAAAagatcacacacatgcacgcacacacacacacacacacacacacacacagtcaccaaAGACACAACagctcacccacacacacacacacacacacacacacacacagtcaccatAGAcacaaaatatcacacacacacacacacacacacacacacacacacacagtcaccaaAGACACaaacgatcacacacacacacacacacacacacacacacacacacacacagtcaccatAGACAcaaaagatcacacacacacacacacacacacacacacacacacacacacacacacacacacacacacacacacacagtgaccatAGACACAAGagatcacacatacacacacacgcacacacacacacacagtgaccatAGACAcaaaagatcacacacacacacacacacacacacacacacacagtgaccatAGACACAAAAgatcacacacacgcgcgcacacacacacacacacactcacacacgtatacacacacagtgaccatAGACACAAAAGATCACATTCTAAAATAccagaaagaaacacagaacactTTATTGTTTAAACACGATTCCAAACACTCACAAGACGAAATCCGAGCAAAAGATTCGAGAAGCCGTAAAATACTGCAGGTGACGTCGTGTGACTCGTCttacaaaacacagacacatgaatattcataaccactttttaaataattaacatgaagagattaaaaaaaaaacaacaagacacAAGATGagtcttaattaaaaaaaaaggatgataTACGgacagaaagaataaaaagtttCAAGTTGCAGGTCATTTTCTCATCAATCAGCATTTCTAATGAGCTGATCGTCACTAAAGCACCTGAACAAactcctgtgtgtttgtagctCTGTGGACGAAAGCGTTCTGCTTTAAGGGTTCAGACAGTTAAGCGTTCttgttaaaaagtaaaaatggatCTGGTTCCAAAATCACGTGAGACTGGAGAGAGAATTTATACATAAACAAGAGTGAAAAgagttaaaacattaaaacatacaTCAACCCTATAAGCAGCGATCAacaggggtccaagcaccaaatCTCCACTTTTAGGGCTGAATACTTAAGAAACTTTAAGCCGTTTAATGCAAATATGTTTTATACTGGTGTGAAAATTAGGTGTCAATCAAGAGTAAggacatttcctttttttttttttggctccaCCCCTTTTCaccatatgaaaaaaaaaacagcagtattTCTAAGCATAATAAGGGACCATCGTGGAGGATAGGGATAGAATTTTTATCTCTATATAAAGGTAAGTACacaacaagactcttctctgttgtGGCcctgaggtggtggaatgaatgTCCACTAGGGGtccagctgagtcactggatatcttcAAACACCTTcaagaaacacttcaactaacacTTTATcctctgtttgttgtatgtgtgtggtttaaaaaaataggctcatggtatcttaagtctgtaacctggAGGAACTcagttaaaggtgaggtctccgttgtttgagaaacgcttcagaaaactgagtcgggacgacaaacaaaacaaaaacaaaacaaacgtgtagccaatgagcagaaaggggcggggctcaTCGATATGGGcgaagagagtgttcagtgcgcatgtgtgacgttagcagaaagcggttttaacgttgacatggaggataaaaacaaagaaagaaagagaagaaagacttacgataaggacaagaagtaggacgtgttaatataggatcagctttccagcgctggagagaactgaaggagcaggaagttggccacatattcacaggttggagtttcccgagtcaataactcctgagctaaacgctgttactacacaaataacacctcttttctatcgtagtgatgtagagaggcagctacaaccgcgttttgtgtagtaacagcgtttagctcaggagttatcgactcgggaaactccgacctgtgaatatgtggccgactttacttaagacgccgaggcgcttttttccttctcgataggtgagtaacgttggttttgctttgttacacagaactaatatatgcctttgtcctttacatcattatgcttgtgtggcatttttgcttgtttgtttatctacaatcgtattgttcttcccttcagctatgataaagacgtgtatgtgtgggcggagctatcgatacaggggtgggacccgtttgggttagaggtgtgtttgttttggtgattttatatgtcaacattggctttcaaacaacagagaccgcacctttaatgtattcaatgatcgagacttaaaagcacttttgtacgtcgctctggatgagAGAGTCtgccacatgctgtaaatgtaaatattaagattctgaataaaaatgataaaaaaaaatgaaagatatcTAAACAGGACAGGAAAGCGTTCTGCATGACATTGTAGAGATCAATTCCatattaaactgtaaataaatacaaacattacaCCATGTCAAAATGTTCTGTTTCCATACAAACATAAAACCTTTGCATGGGagcattttgcttttttttctagcttaataataataataataataataataataataataataaaaacaacatctAAAATAGTGCATTTAATGCTAGGGAGGATAACTAATTTATtgcttaaatgttttaaaaatgaatagtgAATACACGTATTGTATTTTCCTACATACGATACATTTCTACCTTCCCAAAGGGGTctgttaaaatatatatagtgaCTTCAGCGAGTAATAACCTGATGTTCCTCTCCGTCATGTGTACCAGCTCGTCCCCTTATCGTCCCAAACCTTATAACCGTTAATCCCACAGCGTTAGAatgactgtacagtacattttagCTCTCTCTTTGTTCTAACAGGTAAAAGGGAGCCTGAAGTTAAAGACTGTTGAGATGATGAACTTCTGCAGCACCACTTGGTTCTTTCCCTGAGGTGTTTCCCCCCCTTTCCTTATTCAATGGTATGTtccagggtgagtgagtggatCAGAACGTGTTATAGGGACTTTCGAGGGTTTGCCAGTCCGAGCTGGAACGAGAGGTCGATACTTTAGGACTTCCCTCGGATTTTAGGCTCGGTAAAGAAGGACGGCGTTTTGACCCGAAAGGGCAGGACACCGGCCCGCTTGTTCCGGAAGAAGTCCGCAGACGAGGTGCCGAACGGGCCGTCGCCGGATCCTCCGTCAGGCTCTGTGTGAGAGATAGAGGAGCAAAAGTGCTGGTCTAAGATCAGCCTCCAAATATCATCATGTGGAGGAAAACAACTGGGCCGTATTCATGACAACTGTATagagtttctcctagtgatGTAATTCtaaacaaattcatataaatgtGGGCGTAAAGTGTTAGCAGTAGTGAGGaggtcataaggtcataaagtgttagtagtgaggaggtcataaggtcataaagtgttagtagtgaggaggtcataaagtgttagcagtagtgaggaggtcataaagtgttagcagtagtgaggaggtcataaagtgttagcagtagtgaggaggtcataaggtcataaagtgttagtagtgaggaggtcataaagtgttagcagtagtgaggaggtcataaggtcataaagtgttagtagtgaggaggtcataaagtgttagcaGTAGTGAGGAGGTCATAAAGTGTTACCAGTAGTTAGGAGGACATAAAGTGTTAGCGGTAGTGAGGaggtcataaggtcataaagtgttagtagtagtgaggaggtcataaggtcataaagtgttagtagtgaggaggtcataaagtgttagcagtagtgaggaggtcataaggtcataaagtgttagcagtagtgaggaggtcataaagtgttagcagtagtgaggaggtcataaggtcataaagtgttagcagtagtgaggaggtcataaagtgttagcagtagtgaggaggtcataaggtcataaagtgttagcaGTAGTGATGaggtcataaggtcataaagtgttagcagtagtgaggaggtcataaagtgttagcagtagtgaggaggtcataaggtcataaagtgttaggagaagtgaggaggtcataaggtcataaagtgttagcaGTAGTGAGGAGGTCAAAAGGTCATAAGGTGTTAGGAGAAGTGAGGaggtcataaggtcataaagtgttagtagtgaggaggtcataaggtcataaagtgttcgcagtagtgaggaggactttaagaggatgaagagtttctttatcagaggagaaaatgtctgaaaggtgaagaaggagcagaaatgtattgtatataatatttaataacgatagtgagttaataagacgaTACAGATTAGATGGTGTAGGGATTATTGCTGTGACCTCATATTAGAGATCACATCtcagactttatatatattctgtcatTATGTCATTTAGTGAGACTCaaacatctctgaaacagagctgaaatgccACAGAGACAGAAACCATATTTCTGCTCCGTGTCGGAGAcgtttacattcacattatatCTATTACACTTATAACATACAGATTGTTCTTCTTGTATGACATCTGGCCCTGCCTGTTTCTGAAGTCTTTACCAgtccagcagagggcagcaCATTACAGGATGCATCATTACCTGGCCAGATGATCGCCTCCAGCAGCTGCACCCTGCGAGCCAGCAGCTCCAGGTCAGCTTGAAGGTCTTGCAACATCTTCAAACTAACATCCTACCAAATCAGATCAATAGAAGTG encodes:
- the rhbdd3 gene encoding rhomboid domain-containing protein 3; protein product: MFISQTGSMWSWLWCGLSRSGGSGVCSGTALILTLTLLVWLCGLHASLSLGPGGEVPGVYNFIFYAVSHEEFVSLLHDVVLLLYLGPRQERKWGTVVFLVLSLASTVLLPPIYALFLFVTGDEASRICGYSGTQLALLAAQCRQSKRRRVLRCLPPWSLPWLVLLVDLFLLPSAPGLLHFYAICLGLNYSTELIEVLQRLEGLGVCSCLPPWLYVSNKYQLPTYISPIQRSFPHAEFHTGGLASTSRSQLESHAHTQPWKHTTPEWPRQPVNASDEQLLDEELLRAGILASLQDAPEGTADKVEVQKSSVSSLRLQQLEKMGFPMEKAVLALAATPHLDGAISLLIDDQVGENAVVISKGKKASST